In Streptomyces chartreusis NRRL 3882, the following are encoded in one genomic region:
- a CDS encoding VOC family protein, translated as MAVQPEGTPCWADAMFSDLEGAKSFYGDVLGWTFAEASTEFGNYTEAYSNGKAVAAVVPPMPGQEGQSQWCLYFAARDAAATAARIRDNGGEVLMEPMQVGDFGTMCLARDPGGVVFGVWQAGTHEGFDTTAEPGAYTWAEVFTREPAKSDAFFPAVFSYKQKEMGDEAMDFRIYDLGDRSVLGRMKMTDDFPPEVPPYINVYFAVEDCDDAVAKATKLGGVLRFGPMDTPFGRFAALSDPQGANFSVIDITRTEGEMPKMTDVS; from the coding sequence ATGGCCGTGCAACCTGAAGGTACCCCGTGCTGGGCCGACGCGATGTTCAGCGACCTCGAAGGGGCCAAGAGCTTCTACGGAGACGTCCTCGGCTGGACCTTCGCCGAGGCGTCGACGGAGTTCGGCAACTACACCGAGGCTTACTCGAACGGCAAGGCGGTCGCCGCCGTCGTCCCGCCCATGCCCGGCCAGGAGGGCCAGTCGCAGTGGTGCCTGTACTTCGCGGCCCGGGACGCCGCCGCCACGGCCGCCCGGATCCGTGACAACGGCGGCGAGGTGCTGATGGAGCCGATGCAGGTCGGTGACTTCGGCACGATGTGCCTGGCCCGCGACCCCGGCGGTGTCGTCTTCGGCGTCTGGCAGGCGGGCACCCACGAGGGCTTCGACACGACGGCCGAACCGGGTGCCTACACCTGGGCGGAGGTCTTCACCCGCGAGCCCGCCAAGTCCGACGCGTTCTTCCCCGCCGTCTTCTCCTACAAGCAGAAGGAGATGGGGGACGAGGCGATGGACTTCCGGATCTACGACCTCGGCGACCGCAGCGTGCTGGGGCGGATGAAGATGACGGACGACTTCCCGCCCGAGGTGCCGCCGTACATCAACGTCTACTTCGCCGTCGAGGACTGCGACGACGCCGTCGCCAAGGCCACCAAGCTCGGCGGCGTCCTGCGGTTCGGGCCCATGGACACCCCGTTCGGCCGGTTCGCGGCCCTCAGCGACCCGCAGGGCGCCAATTTCTCGGTCATCGACATCACCAGGACCGAGGGTGAGATGCCGAAGATGACCGACGTGAGCTGA
- a CDS encoding ATP-dependent Clp protease proteolytic subunit: MTPLTTLAPRAEEGDTPPTRFDDHLAAQLLAQRIVLLGTQVDEVSANRVCAQLLILSAEDPRTDISLYINSPGGGVHAGLAIYDTMRLIPNDVSTLAMGFAASMGQFLLSVGAPGKRYALPNARIMMHQPSAGIGGTTADIEIQAENLEFTKRTIERITAEHTGQSPETISRDGDRDRWFTAEEAREYGMVDRVVESLADVRPATTRRKMGLQ, encoded by the coding sequence ATGACTCCACTCACGACACTCGCCCCGCGGGCGGAGGAGGGCGACACCCCTCCGACCCGGTTCGACGACCATCTGGCCGCCCAGCTGCTCGCACAGCGCATCGTGCTGCTGGGCACGCAGGTGGACGAGGTCTCCGCGAACCGGGTCTGCGCCCAGTTGCTGATCCTCTCCGCGGAGGACCCGCGCACCGACATCAGCCTGTACATCAACAGCCCCGGTGGGGGGGTGCACGCGGGGCTCGCCATCTACGACACGATGCGGCTCATCCCGAACGACGTCTCGACCCTGGCGATGGGCTTCGCGGCCAGCATGGGCCAGTTCCTGCTCAGCGTCGGCGCGCCGGGCAAGCGCTACGCCCTGCCGAACGCGCGGATCATGATGCACCAGCCGTCGGCGGGCATCGGCGGCACCACCGCCGACATCGAGATCCAGGCGGAGAACCTGGAGTTCACCAAGCGGACCATCGAGCGGATCACCGCCGAGCACACCGGCCAGAGCCCGGAGACGATCTCCCGGGACGGCGACCGGGACCGGTGGTTCACGGCCGAGGAGGCCAGGGAGTACGGGATGGTGGACCGGGTCGTGGAATCCCTCGCGGACGTCCGCCCGGCCACGACGCGACGCAAGATGGGGCTGCAGTGA
- a CDS encoding DUF6777 domain-containing protein, with protein sequence MSVEPPSSGRPTGPPSGPLSGPSQPPSGGGPPSEPPSGGGQAPEPRRPWWGSVPRVALIATAVVAAVILAVVLTRPDGGGTGASDGGTGTSEGEVFLQPAADTGPDPFTESTAKESSASPVSPSPTELATQNAVRGVQGGAPGLYGGTRNVASCDVEKQITYFEGAPDKQRAFASVARVDPPDVPAYLRSLTPVVLRIDTRVTNHGYSNGRATGYQAVLQAGTAVLVDDRGMPRVRCACGNPLSAPVAQQSAPKTTGDAWPGYKQSNVVAVTPAPKPVDVFVMCEPDGEWFERHKGDTGEKDRKTEKPDKPSPSVSVTTPTSPADTTSTEPPTSEEPPTSDTGTSSEPPTSDTGTSQQPPPPPPPGDGTGGDTTDQAPSS encoded by the coding sequence GTGAGCGTCGAACCGCCGTCGTCCGGCCGCCCCACAGGACCTCCCTCGGGCCCGCTGTCGGGCCCCTCCCAGCCACCGTCGGGAGGCGGGCCGCCCTCCGAGCCGCCGAGCGGGGGAGGACAGGCACCGGAGCCGCGCCGCCCCTGGTGGGGGTCGGTACCTCGCGTGGCGCTGATCGCCACCGCCGTCGTGGCCGCCGTGATCCTGGCCGTGGTGCTCACCCGGCCCGACGGCGGCGGCACCGGCGCGTCCGACGGCGGTACCGGCACGTCCGAGGGCGAGGTCTTCCTGCAGCCCGCGGCCGACACCGGGCCGGACCCGTTCACCGAGTCCACGGCGAAGGAGAGCTCGGCCTCACCGGTCTCGCCCTCGCCCACTGAACTGGCCACGCAGAACGCCGTCCGGGGCGTCCAGGGCGGAGCGCCCGGCCTGTACGGCGGCACCCGCAACGTCGCCAGCTGTGACGTGGAGAAGCAGATCACGTACTTCGAGGGGGCTCCGGACAAGCAGCGGGCGTTCGCCTCCGTCGCCCGCGTCGACCCGCCCGACGTGCCCGCCTACCTGCGCTCGCTCACGCCCGTGGTGCTGCGCATCGACACGCGCGTGACCAACCACGGCTACAGCAACGGCCGCGCGACCGGTTACCAGGCCGTCCTCCAGGCCGGCACGGCCGTTCTCGTCGACGACCGCGGCATGCCCCGCGTGCGCTGCGCGTGCGGCAACCCGCTGTCCGCGCCGGTCGCCCAGCAGAGCGCGCCGAAGACGACGGGCGACGCGTGGCCGGGGTACAAGCAGTCGAACGTCGTCGCGGTCACGCCCGCCCCCAAGCCGGTCGACGTCTTCGTCATGTGCGAGCCCGACGGCGAGTGGTTCGAGCGCCACAAGGGCGACACGGGCGAGAAGGACCGCAAGACCGAGAAGCCCGACAAGCCCTCCCCGTCCGTGAGCGTCACCACACCGACGTCGCCCGCCGACACGACCTCGACGGAGCCGCCCACGAGTGAGGAACCGCCCACCTCGGACACCGGGACGTCGTCGGAGCCGCCCACCTCGGACACCGGGACGTCGCAGCAGCCGCCGCCTCCGCCTCCGCCCGGGGACGGCACCGGGGGTGACACGACGGACCAGGCCCCGTCCTCCTGA
- a CDS encoding PRC-barrel domain-containing protein, with protein MMLFSQARGLPVLTLTESDEIGVLKSLTVDAPAGVVTHVRVRRRHSRKESVLAWGALHAVGPDAVLVRSAAAPSEVPPHHELPGLRILTETGDGLGTVQDVVFEPETGRIEAIRTAHGDLPADHLLGLGDYALVVRASAG; from the coding sequence GTGATGCTGTTCTCGCAGGCCCGGGGGCTGCCGGTCCTGACGCTGACCGAGTCGGACGAGATCGGAGTCCTGAAATCCCTGACGGTCGACGCCCCGGCCGGTGTGGTCACCCACGTCCGGGTGCGCCGCAGGCACTCCCGCAAGGAGTCCGTGCTGGCCTGGGGCGCCCTGCACGCCGTCGGCCCGGACGCCGTGCTCGTCCGCTCGGCCGCCGCCCCGTCCGAGGTGCCGCCGCACCACGAGCTGCCGGGCCTGAGGATCCTCACCGAGACGGGCGACGGGCTCGGTACGGTCCAGGACGTCGTGTTCGAACCGGAGACCGGCCGTATCGAGGCGATCCGCACCGCCCACGGCGACCTGCCGGCTGATCACCTGCTCGGTCTCGGCGACTACGCTCTGGTGGTCCGTGCCAGTGCCGGGTGA
- a CDS encoding PRC-barrel domain-containing protein, protein MNELRAARSLTTLPVVTLGGDVVAQVKDTLFDTAAGRVTGFTLSGRGLLSGPLKQSLPWTAVHSLGHDAVMIVDAGALAETTVAVARREAQQGRVLHAKVLTDEGAEVGTVLDVVVEGGTSGRVVGFRIAAGKGLAQGSGRRRHRVYVPRGETLTVTGRALVIPADATRYVADDLPAFAARVGAFHAGRKGTPP, encoded by the coding sequence ATGAACGAGCTGAGGGCGGCACGGAGCCTGACGACCCTGCCGGTGGTCACCCTGGGCGGCGACGTCGTGGCCCAGGTCAAGGACACCCTCTTCGACACTGCCGCCGGGCGGGTCACCGGCTTCACGCTCAGCGGCCGGGGACTGCTGTCGGGCCCGCTGAAGCAGAGCCTGCCCTGGACGGCCGTGCACTCGCTGGGCCACGACGCGGTCATGATCGTCGACGCCGGTGCCCTGGCGGAGACGACCGTCGCGGTGGCCCGCCGGGAGGCCCAGCAGGGCCGGGTGCTGCACGCGAAGGTGCTGACCGACGAGGGCGCCGAGGTGGGCACGGTCCTCGACGTGGTCGTCGAGGGCGGCACCAGCGGCCGGGTCGTGGGCTTCCGGATCGCCGCGGGCAAGGGGCTCGCCCAGGGCTCCGGGCGGCGCCGGCACCGGGTGTACGTGCCGCGGGGCGAGACGCTCACGGTCACCGGCCGGGCACTGGTGATCCCGGCGGACGCCACCCGCTACGTGGCCGACGACCTGCCGGCCTTCGCCGCCCGGGTCGGGGCCTTCCACGCTGGCCGGAAGGGGACGCCGCCGTGA
- a CDS encoding epoxide hydrolase family protein, whose translation MTTSTHSDSGIRPFRLAVPQSDLDDLHDRLDRTRWPDELPGTGWAYGVPTAYLRELVRYWRHEYDWRAAEARLNEWPQFTTTVDGATVHFAHVRSPEPEATPLIITHGWPGSIVEFLDVVGPLSDPVAHGGDPADAFHVVVPSIPGFGLSGPTRETGWEGGRVADAWAELMRRLGYERFGAQGGDWGAAITRELGRAHPDRVLGVHLNLLPGSQQATEPTPEELDALGPEERERALTSWRRWRDHTSEGTGYAVLQSTRPQTLAYALTDSPVGQLAWIVEKFREWSDSDELPEEAVDRDRLLTNVMLYWLTGTAGSSARIYYERAHATGRAARPAEPSVAPTALALFPAEPQLPLRHKAERTENLVRWTEFDRGGHFAAMEEPDLLVGDVRAFFRELRAKG comes from the coding sequence ATGACGACGTCCACGCACTCCGACAGCGGCATCCGGCCCTTCCGCCTCGCCGTACCGCAGAGCGACCTCGACGACCTCCACGACCGGCTCGACCGGACCCGCTGGCCGGACGAACTGCCCGGCACGGGATGGGCGTACGGCGTGCCGACGGCGTATCTGCGCGAGCTGGTCCGGTACTGGCGGCACGAGTACGACTGGCGGGCCGCCGAGGCGCGGCTGAACGAGTGGCCGCAGTTCACGACCACCGTCGACGGCGCGACCGTCCACTTCGCCCACGTCCGGTCCCCCGAGCCGGAGGCCACGCCACTGATCATCACCCACGGCTGGCCCGGCTCGATCGTGGAGTTCCTCGACGTGGTCGGCCCGCTGTCCGATCCCGTCGCGCACGGGGGTGATCCCGCCGACGCGTTCCACGTGGTGGTGCCGAGCATCCCGGGGTTCGGGCTGTCCGGGCCGACGCGGGAGACGGGCTGGGAGGGCGGCCGGGTCGCCGACGCGTGGGCCGAGCTGATGCGGCGGCTCGGCTACGAACGGTTCGGCGCGCAGGGCGGCGACTGGGGTGCGGCGATCACCCGCGAACTGGGGCGGGCCCATCCCGACCGCGTGCTCGGTGTACATCTCAACCTGCTGCCGGGCAGCCAGCAGGCCACCGAGCCGACGCCGGAGGAGCTGGACGCGCTCGGCCCCGAGGAGCGCGAGCGCGCCCTCACCTCGTGGCGGCGCTGGCGCGACCACACCAGCGAGGGCACGGGGTACGCCGTGCTCCAGTCGACCCGGCCGCAGACCCTGGCGTACGCGCTCACCGACTCACCCGTCGGCCAACTCGCCTGGATCGTCGAGAAGTTCCGGGAGTGGTCGGACTCGGACGAGCTGCCGGAGGAGGCGGTCGACCGGGATCGGCTGCTCACCAACGTGATGCTGTACTGGCTGACCGGGACGGCGGGTTCGTCCGCCCGGATCTACTACGAGCGGGCGCACGCCACGGGCCGCGCCGCCCGGCCCGCCGAGCCGTCGGTCGCGCCGACGGCACTCGCCCTCTTCCCGGCCGAACCGCAGCTCCCCCTGCGGCACAAGGCGGAGCGCACCGAGAACCTCGTGCGCTGGACGGAGTTCGACCGCGGCGGGCACTTCGCGGCGATGGAGGAACCCGACCTGCTGGTCGGCGACGTGCGGGCGTTCTTCCGGGAGTTGCGCGCGAAGGGCTGA
- a CDS encoding ribonuclease H family protein: MIGAMRERVVAACDGASKGNPGPAGWAWVVADASESPVRWEAGPLGRATNNVAELTALERLLAATDPGVPLEIRMDSQYAMKAVTTWLPGWKRNGWKTSGGKPIANQDLVVRIDELLDGRSVEFRYVPAHQVDGDRLNDFADRAASQAATVQEPAGSGLGSPEPPPAPDAPAKAPRSRSRGGSARTAKASPSKGSSRTIKAKFPGRCQCGRSYAAGESIAKNDSGWGHPECRAAETV; encoded by the coding sequence ATGATCGGGGCCATGCGTGAACGTGTTGTGGCCGCGTGTGACGGGGCTTCGAAAGGAAATCCCGGGCCCGCGGGCTGGGCCTGGGTCGTCGCCGACGCTTCCGAGAGCCCGGTGCGCTGGGAGGCGGGTCCGCTCGGCAGGGCCACCAACAACGTCGCGGAACTCACCGCGCTGGAGCGCCTGCTGGCCGCGACCGACCCTGGTGTGCCGCTCGAGATCCGGATGGACTCGCAGTACGCGATGAAGGCCGTCACCACCTGGCTGCCCGGCTGGAAGCGCAACGGCTGGAAGACGTCCGGCGGGAAGCCGATCGCCAACCAGGACCTCGTCGTGCGCATCGACGAGCTTCTGGACGGCCGCTCGGTCGAGTTCCGCTACGTGCCCGCCCACCAGGTCGACGGCGACCGGCTCAACGACTTCGCCGACCGCGCCGCCAGCCAGGCCGCCACCGTCCAGGAGCCCGCGGGCAGCGGCCTGGGCTCCCCCGAGCCGCCGCCCGCGCCGGACGCGCCGGCCAAGGCCCCGCGCTCCCGGTCGCGCGGCGGCTCGGCCCGCACCGCGAAGGCCTCGCCGTCGAAGGGGTCCTCGCGCACCATCAAGGCCAAGTTCCCCGGCCGCTGCCAGTGCGGCCGCTCCTACGCGGCCGGTGAGTCCATCGCCAAGAACGACAGCGGCTGGGGCCACCCGGAGTGCCGCGCGGCCGAGACCGTCTGA
- a CDS encoding SGNH/GDSL hydrolase family protein — MRRPWIVGVLVAGLLLGACGDPSSGPGTPPPSAPDVSATTHQRAPASPSARTPGRAPTVLYLGDSLAMENHEVLGQELRRDLRAEYTSAPYSGTTLCDYLEGTAERSLVPARDKAAALVRSLRPDFVVLQFWGNAWDFTWCMDGITYDGSRERYFERYEADARRLVEQIATAGGSRRPRIVWVLQGPDPITPDRVRRVNGLYERLAATSGGIVADAGRTVSPGSDRYVWTQYLPCTDFERAHPDYCTQPSRDRTALHRDDDYLHFCLAPTTSTPKPCPVRSPGILRIAREITKTVRQSAS; from the coding sequence ATGCGCAGACCGTGGATCGTGGGGGTGCTGGTGGCGGGGTTGCTGCTCGGCGCGTGCGGCGATCCGTCGTCCGGGCCCGGGACTCCCCCGCCGTCCGCCCCGGACGTGTCCGCGACCACACATCAGCGGGCCCCCGCCTCCCCCAGCGCACGGACCCCCGGGAGAGCGCCCACCGTGCTGTACCTCGGCGACTCGCTCGCCATGGAGAACCACGAGGTCCTCGGCCAGGAACTGCGCCGGGACCTGCGCGCCGAGTACACGAGCGCCCCCTACTCGGGCACCACCCTGTGCGACTACCTGGAGGGCACGGCCGAGCGGTCCCTCGTCCCGGCCCGGGACAAGGCGGCCGCCCTGGTGCGGTCGCTGCGTCCGGACTTCGTGGTGTTGCAGTTCTGGGGCAACGCCTGGGACTTCACCTGGTGCATGGACGGGATCACGTACGACGGTTCGCGGGAGCGGTACTTCGAGCGGTACGAGGCCGACGCGCGCAGGCTCGTCGAGCAGATCGCGACGGCCGGCGGCTCCCGCCGGCCGCGGATCGTGTGGGTGCTCCAGGGCCCGGATCCGATCACGCCCGACCGGGTGCGGCGGGTGAACGGACTGTACGAGCGGCTGGCCGCCACGTCGGGCGGCATCGTCGCCGACGCCGGGAGAACGGTGAGTCCGGGGTCGGACCGCTACGTCTGGACGCAGTACCTTCCGTGCACCGACTTCGAGCGTGCCCATCCCGACTACTGCACTCAGCCGTCCCGCGACCGGACGGCCCTGCACCGGGACGACGACTACCTGCACTTCTGCCTGGCGCCCACGACGTCCACGCCGAAGCCCTGCCCGGTCCGCTCCCCCGGCATCCTGCGCATCGCCCGGGAGATCACGAAAACCGTTCGCCAGTCGGCGAGTTGA
- a CDS encoding VOC family protein — protein MASDGFTTCLWFDGQAEEAAHFYVSVFKNSSIGKIARYPEGAPQPAGSVMTVEFTANGHRFLGLNGGPEFKFTEAVSFMIFCENQEEIDHYWTKLTENGGEPGPCGWLKDRYGVSWQVVPDRLDAMITDPDPAKAARVTQAFMAMSKFDIAALDKAYAGE, from the coding sequence ATGGCATCCGACGGTTTCACCACGTGTCTCTGGTTCGACGGCCAGGCCGAGGAGGCCGCCCACTTCTACGTCTCGGTCTTCAAGAACTCCAGCATCGGAAAGATCGCCCGCTACCCCGAGGGCGCGCCCCAGCCCGCGGGCAGCGTGATGACCGTCGAGTTCACGGCCAACGGCCACAGGTTCCTCGGACTCAACGGCGGCCCCGAGTTCAAGTTCACCGAGGCGGTCTCCTTCATGATCTTCTGTGAGAACCAGGAGGAGATCGACCACTACTGGACCAAGCTCACCGAGAACGGCGGCGAACCCGGCCCCTGCGGCTGGCTCAAGGACCGGTACGGCGTGTCCTGGCAGGTCGTCCCCGACCGGCTCGACGCCATGATCACCGACCCGGACCCGGCGAAGGCGGCCCGCGTGACCCAGGCGTTCATGGCCATGAGCAAGTTCGACATCGCGGCCCTGGACAAGGCGTACGCCGGCGAGTGA
- a CDS encoding RNA polymerase sigma factor SigF, whose protein sequence is METAVIRSQAQVVEENAEAGTGDGALPGVVDPRSVAPRDARELSRQFFQRLTELEEGTHEYQYARNTLIEMNMSLVRFAAGRFRGRGDDMEDIVQTGMIGLIKAIDRFELSREVEFTSFALPYIVGEIKRFFRDTTWAVHVPRRLQELRVELAKAREELASRLDREPTVTELATLMNISEKEVVEGQIAANGYNSSSLDAALTGDGPEGGEAVLADFIGVEEDGLRLVEDFHSLAPLMAELSERDRQILHMRFVEEATQAEIGERLGCSQMHVSRLIKRIITRLREGMLGELGCA, encoded by the coding sequence ATGGAGACCGCCGTGATCCGGTCGCAGGCACAGGTCGTCGAAGAGAACGCGGAGGCCGGCACGGGTGACGGAGCGCTGCCGGGAGTCGTGGACCCGCGCTCCGTGGCTCCGCGGGACGCCAGGGAGCTGTCCCGTCAGTTCTTCCAGCGCCTGACGGAACTCGAAGAGGGCACGCACGAGTACCAGTACGCGCGCAACACGCTGATCGAGATGAACATGTCGCTCGTGCGGTTCGCGGCCGGCCGGTTCCGGGGCCGCGGCGACGACATGGAGGACATCGTCCAGACCGGCATGATCGGTCTGATCAAGGCCATCGACCGGTTCGAACTGTCGCGCGAGGTCGAGTTCACCTCCTTCGCACTGCCGTACATCGTCGGTGAGATCAAGCGGTTCTTCCGGGACACGACGTGGGCGGTGCACGTACCGCGGCGGCTTCAGGAACTGCGCGTGGAGCTGGCCAAGGCCCGCGAGGAACTCGCCAGCCGGCTGGACCGCGAGCCCACGGTCACCGAGCTGGCCACCCTGATGAACATCTCCGAGAAGGAGGTCGTCGAGGGACAGATCGCCGCCAACGGGTACAACTCGTCGTCGCTGGACGCCGCGCTCACCGGCGACGGTCCGGAGGGCGGCGAGGCGGTGCTGGCCGACTTCATCGGCGTGGAGGAGGACGGGCTGCGGCTCGTCGAGGACTTCCACTCGCTGGCCCCGCTGATGGCGGAGCTCAGCGAGCGCGACCGGCAGATCCTCCACATGCGGTTCGTGGAGGAGGCCACCCAGGCGGAGATCGGGGAGCGGCTGGGCTGCTCGCAGATGCACGTCTCCCGCCTGATCAAGCGGATCATCACGCGACTGCGCGAGGGCATGCTGGGCGAGCTCGGCTGCGCCTGA
- a CDS encoding zinc-binding alcohol dehydrogenase family protein, which produces MRAWSVVRPGPVEEGSLRLVEKPVPVPAHDELLVRVRACGVCRTDLHVAEGDLPVHRMGVTPGHEVVGVVAGAGAAVRGFAVGDRVGVAWLRRTDGSCTYCARGAENLCPRSEYTGWYADGGYAEYTTVPAAFAHRLPDGVPDVALAPLLCAGIIGHRALRRAGLPPGGRLGLYGFGGSAHLCAQVALAEGATVHVMTRGAAARRLALELGAASAQDAYARPPEPLDSAILFAPAGELVPVALRALDRGGVLAVAGIHLTDTPPLHYETELFYEKELRSVASSTREDGREFLTLAARYGVRATTHPYPLSRAVAALADLKAGRFDGAAVLVNDLS; this is translated from the coding sequence ATGCGCGCGTGGTCGGTGGTGCGGCCGGGCCCGGTCGAGGAGGGGTCTCTGCGGCTGGTCGAGAAGCCGGTGCCGGTGCCCGCGCACGACGAGCTGCTGGTGCGGGTGCGCGCCTGCGGTGTGTGCCGCACCGACCTGCACGTGGCGGAGGGCGACCTGCCCGTGCACCGGATGGGTGTCACGCCCGGTCACGAGGTCGTCGGCGTGGTGGCCGGGGCGGGCGCGGCGGTGCGCGGCTTCGCGGTGGGTGACCGGGTCGGTGTGGCCTGGCTGCGCCGGACCGACGGCAGCTGCACGTACTGCGCGCGCGGCGCGGAGAACCTGTGTCCCCGCTCCGAGTACACGGGCTGGTACGCCGACGGCGGTTACGCGGAGTACACGACGGTGCCGGCGGCGTTCGCCCACCGGCTGCCGGACGGCGTGCCGGACGTGGCCCTGGCTCCCCTCCTGTGCGCGGGCATCATCGGCCACCGGGCGCTGCGCCGGGCCGGGCTGCCGCCCGGCGGACGGCTCGGGTTGTACGGCTTCGGGGGCAGCGCCCATCTGTGCGCGCAGGTGGCGCTCGCCGAGGGCGCCACCGTGCACGTCATGACGCGCGGTGCGGCCGCCCGGCGGCTGGCGCTGGAGCTGGGCGCGGCCTCCGCGCAGGACGCGTACGCCAGGCCGCCGGAGCCGCTGGACAGCGCGATCCTGTTCGCCCCCGCCGGCGAACTGGTCCCGGTCGCCCTGCGCGCCCTGGACCGCGGGGGCGTCCTGGCCGTCGCCGGCATCCACCTCACCGACACGCCTCCACTGCACTACGAGACCGAGCTCTTCTACGAGAAGGAGCTGCGCAGCGTCGCCTCCAGCACGCGCGAGGACGGCCGCGAGTTCCTGACCCTCGCGGCGAGGTACGGCGTGCGCGCGACCACGCATCCGTATCCGCTGTCGCGGGCCGTGGCGGCGCTCGCGGATCTCAAGGCCGGGCGGTTCGACGGGGCGGCGGTGCTGGTGAACGACTTGTCGTGA
- a CDS encoding ATP-binding protein, protein MIDHLDGAVIPTGFDVPVEPLRRAAHYTGEQGCIAEARSFAALFLDQLRTEWCARIDDRACGAVQLVVSELVTNADRHSNGPYILELVGTDTAVTVSVYDSSSALPRIFPRNPERVGRHGLEIVHALAEQVSVERVPVGKRVRAVLPLTDGTDD, encoded by the coding sequence ATGATCGACCACCTGGACGGGGCAGTGATACCGACTGGTTTCGACGTGCCCGTGGAACCGCTGAGGCGGGCGGCACACTACACCGGCGAGCAGGGCTGCATCGCCGAGGCGCGGTCCTTCGCCGCGCTCTTTCTCGACCAGCTCAGGACCGAGTGGTGCGCGCGCATCGACGACCGGGCCTGCGGGGCGGTGCAGCTCGTCGTGAGCGAGCTGGTCACCAACGCCGACCGGCACAGCAACGGGCCGTACATCCTGGAGCTCGTCGGCACGGACACCGCGGTGACGGTGTCGGTCTACGACAGCAGCTCCGCACTGCCCCGCATCTTCCCGCGCAACCCCGAGCGCGTCGGGCGGCACGGCCTGGAGATCGTCCACGCGCTCGCGGAGCAGGTCAGCGTGGAGCGGGTGCCGGTGGGCAAGCGGGTACGCGCCGTGCTGCCGCTCACCGACGGCACCGATGACTGA
- a CDS encoding helix-turn-helix domain-containing protein, whose translation MSNHVPNEARVIPLRPSGARPQAARPATAPPRHGPPAPAPKEPLWRDLVGDVLRRERLAQERTLKDVADEARISMPYLSEVERGRKEASSEVLAAAAHALGLSLGDLLSRAQGELTRVTSRYTGGSRRGASTSSYDGLCMAA comes from the coding sequence GTGAGCAACCACGTGCCGAACGAAGCCCGCGTCATCCCCCTGCGCCCGTCCGGCGCGCGCCCCCAGGCCGCCCGTCCGGCCACCGCTCCGCCACGCCACGGACCGCCGGCCCCCGCCCCGAAGGAGCCCCTGTGGCGCGACCTGGTCGGTGACGTGCTGCGGCGCGAACGCCTCGCGCAGGAGCGCACCTTGAAGGACGTCGCCGACGAGGCACGGATCTCCATGCCGTACCTGTCGGAGGTGGAGCGCGGCCGCAAGGAGGCCTCCTCGGAGGTCCTCGCGGCCGCCGCCCACGCCCTCGGACTGAGCCTCGGCGACCTGCTGTCGAGGGCGCAGGGCGAACTGACCCGCGTCACCTCCCGGTACACGGGCGGCAGTCGCCGCGGGGCGTCCACCTCGTCGTACGACGGACTGTGCATGGCAGCCTGA
- a CDS encoding ClpP family protease, with translation MGSYTIPNVIERTPQGERSFDVFSRLLNERIIFLGTEIDDGVANVVIAQLLHLESSAPESEISVYINSPGGSFTSLMAIYDTMSYVRTPISTCCVGQAASTAAVLLAGGDPGRRFVLEHARVLLGQPATGGQRGMVSDLALQAKEMVRIRSQVEEVLSRHTHHDVATLRADMDRDKVFTAQEAVGYGLADEVLSRRLVRV, from the coding sequence ATGGGGAGCTACACGATTCCGAACGTCATCGAGCGGACCCCGCAGGGCGAGCGGTCCTTCGACGTCTTCAGCCGGCTGCTCAACGAGCGGATCATCTTCCTCGGCACCGAGATCGACGACGGCGTCGCCAACGTCGTCATCGCACAGCTCCTGCATCTGGAGTCGTCGGCGCCGGAGAGCGAGATCTCGGTCTACATCAACTCCCCCGGCGGCTCGTTCACCTCCCTGATGGCCATCTACGACACGATGTCCTACGTGAGGACGCCGATCTCGACGTGCTGCGTCGGACAGGCGGCCTCCACCGCGGCCGTGCTGCTGGCCGGCGGGGACCCCGGGCGGCGGTTCGTGCTGGAGCACGCGCGGGTGCTGCTCGGCCAGCCGGCGACGGGCGGGCAGCGCGGCATGGTCTCCGACCTGGCGCTCCAGGCCAAGGAGATGGTGCGGATCCGCTCCCAGGTGGAGGAGGTGCTGTCCCGGCACACCCACCACGACGTGGCGACCCTGCGAGCCGACATGGACCGCGACAAGGTGTTCACCGCGCAGGAGGCGGTGGGCTACGGGCTCGCCGACGAGGTGCTCAGCCGGCGTCTCGTGCGGGTCTGA